In Microbulbifer pacificus, the genomic stretch CATTGCACAAGCAAGGGAAGTCATTATTAACAATTGAATTAGAAGACGAAACATCGGTACCTAAAGTTATATACAAAGGTGAGGAAGTTACAAAGAAAGTACACGTTGGTTTAGATTGGGAAACTAGCACAGAGTCTTTTGCTGGAGGATTAACTTACTCTATAGAGCATTTTGAATTTGATGAAATGGGATATCCAATAATGAATAGAATTGAACGCAGGATAAAAGGCCATGCCACTAATTGAATACAGAACAAAAGAACAACAAAAGAAGTTCTATCGTTCTTCTGAATGGATAGCAACCAGGCAAAGAATATTAGAACGTGATAACTACGAATGCCAGGAGTGTAAGAGACAGGGCAGAGTGTATACGGATAAACATGATCCAGATAAACACAAGCGGTTAGATGTGGATCACATTAAAGAGCTAGAAGATTATCCGGAGCTTGCACTTGATGATGATAATCTAGAGACTCTTTGTGTTCGGTGCCACAATAAGAAACATAATCGTTTCAAACATCAATACAAGAAACCTAAGTGGAATGATGAATGGTGGTGAAAATATGATAACAGTAACT encodes the following:
- a CDS encoding HNH endonuclease — translated: MPLIEYRTKEQQKKFYRSSEWIATRQRILERDNYECQECKRQGRVYTDKHDPDKHKRLDVDHIKELEDYPELALDDDNLETLCVRCHNKKHNRFKHQYKKPKWNDEWW